The Streptococcus sp. 29896 genome includes a region encoding these proteins:
- a CDS encoding glycoside hydrolase family 35 protein, whose translation MKDFQIKDDFYLDGKPFKILSGAIHYFRVHPDDWYHSLYNLKAMGFNTVETYVPWNLHEPQKGQFDFSGILDLEAFLDLAQELGLYSIVRPSPYICAEWEWGGLPAWLMTEDLQVRSSDATYLKHLDDYYAFLLPKLVKRQLSHQGTILMFQVENEYGSYGEEKEYLRAVGRLMRKHGLTAPFFTSDGPWRGTLRAGTLIADDILVTGNFGSRAKENFKQMQDFFDEYGKKWPLMCMEFWDGWFNRWGDEIIRRDPVELAEAVMECIELGSINLYMFHGGTNFGFMNGCSARGQIDLPQVTSYDYDAILDEAGNPTRKFYEIQSRLKAAYPDIEIAEPLIKEAKAFPEVALAEKTGLFENLDILSSKHQSFYPKNMEALGQSTGYILYRTEIERDKEEPERFRVIDGRDRIQVYADGQLVTTQYQTEIGDDIELHMPEKQVELTILVENMGRVNYGHKLTAPTQSKGLGRGAMADLHYIGNWDIYPLPLKDVSQLDYSRTWTEGQPAFYRFTCQIEELADTYLDMTGFGKGVVFVNNVNIGRFWEKGPILYLYIPKGYLKKGENEIVVFETEGKYSDKIRFSQKPVYKDL comes from the coding sequence ATGAAGGATTTTCAAATAAAAGATGACTTCTATTTAGATGGAAAACCTTTTAAAATTTTATCTGGAGCTATTCATTACTTCAGAGTCCATCCAGACGATTGGTACCATTCTTTGTATAATCTAAAGGCTATGGGCTTCAATACAGTTGAAACCTATGTTCCCTGGAATCTACATGAACCGCAAAAAGGTCAATTTGATTTTAGTGGGATTCTTGATTTAGAGGCCTTCTTGGATTTGGCCCAAGAACTTGGGCTTTACAGCATTGTTCGTCCTTCCCCCTATATTTGTGCAGAGTGGGAGTGGGGTGGCTTACCAGCTTGGCTAATGACGGAAGATCTTCAGGTTCGTTCCAGCGATGCAACCTACTTGAAGCATTTAGACGATTATTACGCTTTTCTGCTTCCTAAGTTAGTCAAGCGCCAACTCTCCCACCAAGGCACAATCCTCATGTTCCAGGTTGAGAATGAATATGGTTCCTACGGTGAAGAGAAGGAATACCTGAGAGCTGTTGGCCGGTTGATGAGAAAACATGGTTTGACTGCTCCATTCTTTACATCAGATGGTCCATGGCGTGGAACCTTGAGAGCAGGGACGCTCATTGCAGATGATATCCTGGTGACAGGAAACTTTGGCTCACGGGCGAAAGAGAACTTCAAGCAGATGCAAGATTTCTTCGATGAGTATGGTAAGAAATGGCCGCTCATGTGTATGGAATTTTGGGATGGTTGGTTTAACCGCTGGGGTGACGAAATTATTCGTAGAGACCCTGTTGAGTTGGCAGAAGCAGTGATGGAATGTATTGAACTAGGTTCTATTAACCTCTATATGTTCCATGGCGGAACTAACTTTGGTTTCATGAACGGATGTTCTGCTCGAGGCCAAATTGATCTACCACAGGTGACCTCTTATGATTATGATGCCATCTTGGATGAAGCGGGTAATCCAACTCGGAAGTTCTATGAAATTCAGTCTCGCTTGAAGGCAGCTTATCCAGACATCGAGATTGCAGAACCATTGATTAAAGAAGCCAAAGCCTTCCCAGAAGTAGCATTGGCTGAAAAAACTGGTCTCTTTGAGAATCTGGATATCCTATCAAGCAAACACCAATCCTTTTATCCGAAGAATATGGAGGCTCTTGGACAATCTACTGGTTACATCCTTTATCGAACTGAGATTGAGAGAGATAAGGAAGAACCAGAACGCTTTAGGGTGATTGATGGTCGTGACCGGATTCAGGTTTACGCAGATGGTCAGTTGGTGACTACCCAATACCAAACAGAGATTGGGGACGATATTGAACTCCATATGCCGGAGAAACAAGTGGAGTTAACCATTCTGGTAGAAAATATGGGCCGTGTTAACTACGGTCACAAGCTTACTGCACCAACCCAATCCAAGGGGCTAGGTCGAGGAGCCATGGCAGATCTTCACTATATCGGAAATTGGGACATCTACCCATTGCCGCTGAAAGATGTTAGTCAGCTTGATTACAGCCGTACCTGGACAGAAGGGCAACCAGCCTTCTACCGATTTACTTGTCAGATAGAAGAGCTGGCGGATACCTATTTGGATATGACAGGCTTTGGTAAGGGCGTTGTATTCGTTAATAATGTCAATATTGGTCGTTTCTGGGAAAAAGGCCCGATCCTTTATCTCTATATACCAAAAGGATACTTAAAGAAAGGAGAAAACGAAATAGTCGTCTTCGAAACAGAAGGCAAGTATAGCGATAAGATTCGTTTTTCACAGAAACCCGTTTATAAAGATTTATGA
- a CDS encoding PTS mannose/fructose/sorbose/N-acetylgalactosamine transporter subunit IIC → MMQWWQILLLTLYSAYQICDELTIVSSAGSPVFAGFISGLIMGDLATGLTIGASLQLMVLGVGTFGGASRIDATSGAVLATAFSVSQGIDPELAVATIAVPVAALLVYTDIAGRFSTTYFAHRVDAAVEKFDYAAIERNYLLGAIPWALSRALPVFLALAFGGEFVDAMVQAIQQYQWVANGLTLAARMLPGLGFAILLHYLPLKRNLHYLAVGFALTAMLTVLYGNVSALGGAVAGIVGTLPEDSGVAFVNNFKGLSMIGIAIVGIFLSVLHYINGQKVAVVAPSNSESGEIDDDEI, encoded by the coding sequence ATTATGCAATGGTGGCAAATATTACTTCTAACGCTCTACTCTGCTTATCAGATCTGTGATGAGTTGACAATTGTATCGTCAGCTGGTTCACCTGTATTTGCAGGTTTCATCTCTGGTTTGATCATGGGTGATTTGGCAACTGGTTTGACAATCGGAGCGTCTCTTCAATTGATGGTACTCGGTGTGGGTACTTTCGGTGGTGCATCTCGTATCGACGCAACTTCTGGTGCAGTTCTTGCAACAGCCTTCTCAGTATCACAAGGTATTGATCCAGAGTTGGCAGTAGCAACAATCGCGGTACCAGTAGCTGCACTCCTTGTCTATACAGATATCGCCGGTCGTTTCTCAACTACTTACTTCGCACACCGTGTGGATGCAGCGGTTGAAAAATTTGACTACGCAGCAATCGAACGTAACTACCTTCTCGGTGCTATCCCATGGGCACTCTCTCGTGCACTCCCTGTATTCCTTGCTCTTGCATTCGGTGGTGAATTCGTAGATGCAATGGTACAAGCTATCCAACAATATCAATGGGTTGCAAACGGTTTGACATTGGCTGCTCGTATGCTTCCAGGTCTTGGTTTCGCTATCCTTCTTCACTACCTTCCACTTAAACGCAACCTTCACTACTTGGCAGTTGGTTTTGCCCTTACAGCTATGTTGACTGTTCTTTACGGTAACGTATCTGCATTGGGTGGCGCTGTGGCTGGCATCGTTGGTACTCTTCCAGAAGATTCTGGTGTAGCATTTGTAAACAACTTCAAAGGCTTGTCAATGATTGGTATCGCAATTGTTGGTATCTTCCTTTCAGTTTTACACTATATCAACGGCCAAAAAGTAGCAGTAGTTGCTCCATCAAATTCAGAAAGTGGGGAAATTGACGATGACGAAATCTAA
- a CDS encoding PTS system mannose/fructose/sorbose family transporter subunit IID, whose protein sequence is MTKSNYKLTKEDFNQINKRSLFTYQLGWNYERMQGSGYLYMILPQLRKMYGDGTPELKEMMKLHTQFFNTSPFFHTIITGIDLALEESDGVASKDAVNGIKTGLMGPFAPIGDSIFGSLVPAIMGTVAATMASQGSPVGIFLWVAVAVVYDIFRWKQLEIAYKEGTKLITTMRDRLTALVDAASVLGVFMLGALIATMINFEVSWAPTVGEKVIDVQDLLNTIFPRLVPAIFTGFVFWLLGRKGMTSTKAILIIIALAVGLSAIGHFVFGMA, encoded by the coding sequence ATGACGAAATCTAATTACAAATTAACAAAAGAAGATTTTAATCAAATCAACAAACGTAGCTTGTTCACTTACCAACTTGGTTGGAACTATGAGCGCATGCAAGGTTCAGGTTACCTTTACATGATCTTGCCACAGCTTCGTAAAATGTACGGAGACGGCACACCTGAATTGAAAGAAATGATGAAATTGCATACGCAATTCTTCAATACTTCACCATTCTTCCATACCATCATCACAGGTATTGACTTGGCTTTGGAAGAAAGCGACGGTGTTGCTTCTAAAGATGCGGTTAACGGTATCAAGACTGGTTTGATGGGTCCATTTGCACCAATCGGTGACTCAATCTTTGGTTCATTGGTTCCAGCAATCATGGGTACTGTTGCAGCGACTATGGCTAGCCAAGGTTCACCAGTTGGTATCTTCCTCTGGGTGGCTGTGGCAGTTGTTTATGACATCTTCCGTTGGAAACAATTGGAAATTGCTTACAAAGAAGGTACTAAACTGATCACAACAATGCGCGACCGTTTGACTGCTCTTGTTGATGCAGCTTCTGTACTCGGTGTGTTCATGTTGGGTGCTTTGATTGCAACAATGATCAACTTTGAAGTTTCTTGGGCTCCAACTGTTGGTGAAAAAGTGATTGACGTTCAAGACTTGTTGAACACAATCTTCCCACGTTTGGTTCCAGCAATCTTCACAGGATTTGTATTCTGGTTGCTTGGCCGTAAAGGCATGACTTCTACTAAAGCTATCTTGATTATCATCGCACTTGCAGTTGGACTTTCTGCAATCGGTCACTTCGTATTTGGTATGGCTTAA
- a CDS encoding PTS sugar transporter subunit IIA has translation MVKSLILVSHGLFCEELKKSTEMIMGPQEDIHTVALLPEEGPEDFQRKFEETIAHLDDFVVFADLLGGTPANVVSRKIIEGQSFHLYAGMNMPMIIGYLNGVLLGEEVDYVEFGATNIQHVNDLLISSDDEDE, from the coding sequence ATGGTAAAAAGTTTAATTTTGGTTAGTCATGGTCTCTTCTGTGAAGAGTTGAAAAAATCAACTGAGATGATTATGGGGCCTCAAGAGGATATCCATACAGTTGCACTCTTACCAGAAGAAGGTCCAGAAGATTTTCAACGAAAATTTGAAGAGACAATTGCTCACTTAGATGACTTCGTAGTCTTTGCTGACCTGCTCGGCGGAACACCTGCCAATGTGGTTTCACGAAAAATCATTGAAGGTCAATCATTCCATCTCTATGCTGGTATGAACATGCCAATGATTATCGGTTACCTAAATGGTGTCCTGCTCGGCGAGGAAGTTGACTATGTTGAATTTGGTGCAACCAATATCCAGCATGTCAATGACTTGTTGATTAGTTCAGACGACGAAGATGAGTGA
- a CDS encoding aldose epimerase family protein has protein sequence MQIEDFGREAKLFILKNDNGLRVSVTNFGARIVKIEVPAEQDGDYRNVSLACSSVEDYLELDPYVGASIVPVAGRISDARVEISGKEYALTENEPGRTLHGGVNTANLRNWEWECNGKEEVLFTTVLEDGFNGFPGRIEVGVRYCLSASNDVHVDYFARSDKDTIFNPTNHVYFNLSGQFFESIGQHQLKIAADYYVPLGEDNLPLGEFAAVDGTPFDFREFALFETGFSSDHEQTNLVKGYDHPWKLSRQETAVEVWSPDKKVGLEVSTDQPAAVIYTYNFPQEKLAAYHGVFSMECQGFPNACNLEGFGSIFLAAGEEFSSQTRYRLKW, from the coding sequence ATGCAAATTGAAGATTTTGGTCGAGAAGCCAAATTATTTATTCTGAAAAATGACAATGGCTTGCGGGTTTCTGTGACAAACTTTGGAGCACGTATCGTCAAGATAGAAGTTCCAGCCGAGCAAGATGGAGACTATCGCAACGTTTCATTGGCTTGTTCTTCAGTCGAGGACTACTTGGAATTGGATCCCTATGTAGGTGCCTCTATTGTTCCTGTGGCAGGGCGGATTTCAGATGCGCGTGTTGAGATTTCAGGTAAGGAATATGCCTTGACTGAAAACGAGCCTGGTCGAACCTTACATGGTGGCGTTAATACGGCAAACTTGCGAAACTGGGAATGGGAGTGTAATGGCAAAGAAGAAGTCCTCTTTACAACCGTTTTAGAAGATGGTTTTAATGGTTTTCCAGGCCGGATTGAGGTTGGAGTTCGCTATTGTTTATCAGCAAGCAATGATGTTCATGTTGATTATTTTGCAAGATCAGACAAGGATACGATTTTTAATCCAACTAACCATGTCTATTTCAACTTGTCTGGGCAATTTTTCGAGAGTATTGGTCAACACCAGCTGAAGATTGCTGCGGATTATTATGTACCTTTAGGAGAAGACAATCTTCCACTCGGAGAGTTTGCAGCGGTTGATGGAACACCGTTTGATTTTAGAGAGTTTGCGCTGTTTGAAACAGGCTTTTCATCGGACCATGAGCAGACAAACTTGGTCAAGGGCTATGACCATCCTTGGAAACTTTCGCGTCAAGAGACAGCTGTAGAGGTGTGGAGTCCAGATAAGAAGGTTGGATTAGAGGTTTCAACCGATCAACCAGCTGCGGTGATTTATACCTATAATTTTCCACAGGAAAAACTGGCAGCCTATCATGGTGTCTTTAGTATGGAGTGCCAAGGATTTCCCAATGCTTGTAATTTAGAAGGTTTTGGGTCTATCTTTTTAGCAGCGGGAGAAGAATTCTCTTCCCAGACACGCTATCGTTTGAAATGGTAG
- a CDS encoding DUF1912 family protein, whose amino-acid sequence MSREEQFLKEFEAWVDSQLVINEMAMTESRRAVEEDKDERAADAYIRYESKLDAYRFIKGKFENYAAGKDFHDLPDGLFGQRHY is encoded by the coding sequence ATGTCGAGAGAAGAACAATTTTTAAAAGAATTTGAGGCTTGGGTTGATAGCCAGTTGGTGATCAATGAGATGGCTATGACTGAGAGTCGTCGAGCTGTTGAAGAAGACAAGGATGAGCGGGCAGCGGATGCCTATATTCGCTATGAGAGTAAATTAGATGCTTATCGCTTCATCAAAGGAAAATTTGAAAACTACGCGGCAGGAAAAGACTTCCACGACCTACCAGATGGTTTATTTGGTCAGCGGCATTATTAA
- a CDS encoding helix-hairpin-helix domain-containing protein has product MGKKKVNRKKVLKKQLADLKRAGRVGLERAAEVVETVAHKAEAAVEHAAEQVKEVVAEVTSSATSLEDFLALPELEGIAAARLENFYEAGIQSVADFANHTEKELLALKGIGPATIKQLKEKGIDLKA; this is encoded by the coding sequence ATGGGAAAAAAGAAAGTAAATCGTAAAAAAGTTTTGAAAAAACAATTAGCAGACTTGAAACGTGCAGGTCGTGTAGGTCTTGAAAGAGCTGCAGAGGTAGTAGAGACAGTTGCTCATAAGGCTGAGGCTGCAGTAGAGCATGCTGCGGAGCAAGTGAAAGAAGTTGTAGCAGAGGTGACTTCTTCAGCAACTTCATTGGAAGACTTTTTGGCACTTCCTGAGTTGGAAGGCATTGCGGCAGCACGTTTGGAAAACTTCTACGAAGCAGGCATTCAATCTGTGGCTGATTTTGCAAACCATACAGAAAAAGAGCTCTTGGCTCTTAAAGGCATCGGTCCTGCAACCATCAAGCAGTTGAAAGAAAAAGGGATTGACTTGAAAGCCTAA
- a CDS encoding VOC family protein, which translates to MLHHVEIYVSDLETSRAFYDVLLTKLGYSLYQEWEDGLSYKKAEQYLVFVQTPKDFLEAGYHRCRTGLNHLAFHAGTPDEIDQWRKEFLTRRVKLLYDDRYPHAGGPNHYALYLEDPDGIKIELVGEEG; encoded by the coding sequence ATGTTACATCATGTTGAAATATATGTTTCAGACTTGGAAACCTCACGTGCATTTTACGACGTTCTCCTGACCAAGCTGGGCTACTCGCTCTATCAGGAGTGGGAGGACGGGCTGTCTTATAAAAAAGCAGAGCAGTACCTGGTCTTTGTCCAAACGCCAAAGGACTTCTTAGAGGCAGGTTATCACCGGTGCCGAACAGGTCTCAATCATCTAGCCTTTCATGCGGGCACACCTGATGAGATTGACCAATGGCGGAAGGAATTTTTGACCAGACGAGTCAAATTGCTCTACGACGACCGCTATCCCCATGCAGGAGGACCAAACCACTATGCCCTCTATCTAGAAGACCCAGATGGGATAAAGATAGAGTTGGTGGGGGAGGAAGGATGA
- a CDS encoding AAA family ATPase encodes MNLIIIGAQASGKMTVGQEVAKLTGMTLFHNHDSIDFSLRFIPEFSEDMFDLNTRITFAVYDVFARSNRPLIGTALINFKNLIDVQFLTTVQTIFHHHGQEILFVELETALEERLRRNRTENRLTHKPLKRNIEVSEAEILSTADTCQYTSLGIPEGIQHYLKINNTHLTANEVAQLIIQKMEELELEQTK; translated from the coding sequence ATGAATCTAATTATTATTGGAGCACAAGCTTCTGGCAAGATGACCGTTGGGCAGGAAGTTGCGAAATTGACAGGGATGACCCTCTTTCATAATCACGATTCGATTGATTTTAGCCTACGATTTATCCCTGAATTTTCTGAGGATATGTTTGACCTCAATACACGTATTACATTTGCTGTTTATGATGTATTTGCTAGGTCAAACCGCCCACTAATTGGAACTGCCTTGATTAATTTTAAAAATCTCATAGATGTTCAATTTCTTACAACAGTTCAGACGATTTTTCATCATCATGGTCAGGAAATTTTATTTGTTGAATTGGAAACTGCTTTAGAAGAACGTCTGCGACGTAATCGGACAGAAAATAGACTGACCCATAAACCTTTGAAACGAAACATTGAAGTTTCAGAGGCTGAGATTCTTTCTACAGCTGATACATGTCAATATACCTCATTAGGCATTCCAGAGGGCATTCAGCATTATCTCAAAATTAATAATACCCACCTTACTGCTAATGAAGTTGCTCAACTGATTATCCAAAAAATGGAAGAGCTTGAGCTAGAGCAAACGAAATAG
- a CDS encoding valine--tRNA ligase has translation MSKELSPKYNPAEVEAGRYQTWLDQDVFKPSGDAEDKPYSIVIPPPNVTGKLHLGHAWDTTLQDIIIRQKRMQGFDTLWLPGMDHAGIATQAKVEERLREQGVTRYDLGREKFLDKVWEWKDEYAATIREQWGKLGLSLDYQRDRFTLDEGLSKAVRKVFVELYKKGWIYRGEFIINWDPAARTALSDIEVIHKDVEGAFYHMNYMLEDGSRALQVATTRPETMFGDVAVAVNPEDPRYKDLIGKNVILPIVNKPIPIVADEHADPEFGTGVVKITPAHDPNDFLVGQRHNLPQVNVMNDDGTMNELAGEFAGMDRFEARKATVAKLQELGALVEIENRVHSVGHSERTGVVVEPRLSTQWFVKMDQLAKNAIANQDTADKVEFYPPRFNDTFLQWMENVHDWVISRQLWWGHQIPAWYNESGEMYVGEEAPTGDGWVQDEDVLDTWFSSALWPFSTMGWPDENAADFQRYFPTSTLVTGYDIIFFWVSRMIFQSLEFTGRQPFKNVLIHGLIRDEEGRKMSKSLGNGIDPMDVIEKYGADALRWFLSNGSAPGQDVRFSYEKMDASWNFINKIWNISRYILMNNEGLTLDAARENVAKVAAGEAGNVTDRWILHNLNETITKVTENFDKFEFGVAGHILYNFIWEEFANWYVELTKEVLYSDNEAEKVITRSVLLYTLDQILRLLHPIMPFVTEEIFAQYAEGSIVVAAYPVANPAFENAEAHKGVESLKDLIRSVRNSRAEVNVAPSKPITILIKTADAELETFFKANENYIRRFTNPEQLEISSNIAVPELAMSAVITGAEIFLPLADLLNVEEELARLYKELAKWQKELDMVGKKLSNERFIANAKPEVVEKEKEKQADYQAKYDVTVARIEEMKKLVK, from the coding sequence ATGTCAAAAGAATTATCACCAAAATATAATCCAGCCGAGGTTGAGGCTGGTCGTTACCAAACTTGGTTGGACCAAGATGTCTTTAAGCCGTCAGGCGATGCTGAGGATAAGCCTTATTCTATCGTCATTCCGCCGCCAAACGTAACTGGTAAGTTGCACTTGGGACACGCTTGGGATACAACTTTGCAAGATATTATCATCCGCCAGAAACGTATGCAGGGCTTTGACACCCTCTGGTTGCCAGGTATGGACCACGCGGGGATTGCGACTCAGGCTAAGGTTGAGGAGCGCTTGCGTGAGCAAGGTGTGACCCGTTATGACTTGGGCCGTGAAAAATTCCTCGATAAAGTTTGGGAATGGAAGGATGAGTACGCAGCGACCATTCGTGAGCAATGGGGCAAGTTGGGTCTGTCTTTGGACTACCAACGTGATCGCTTCACGCTGGACGAAGGCTTGTCAAAAGCTGTTCGCAAGGTCTTTGTAGAACTCTACAAAAAAGGCTGGATCTACCGTGGCGAATTTATCATCAACTGGGACCCAGCAGCTCGCACAGCCCTTTCAGATATTGAAGTTATCCACAAGGACGTAGAAGGTGCCTTCTACCACATGAATTACATGTTGGAAGATGGTTCTCGTGCCCTTCAAGTTGCGACAACTCGTCCTGAAACCATGTTCGGTGACGTTGCGGTTGCGGTTAACCCAGAAGACCCACGTTACAAGGACTTGATTGGCAAAAACGTTATCCTGCCAATCGTCAACAAGCCAATCCCAATCGTTGCGGATGAACACGCAGACCCAGAATTCGGTACGGGGGTTGTGAAAATCACTCCTGCCCACGATCCAAATGACTTCCTCGTAGGTCAACGCCACAATCTGCCACAAGTCAATGTTATGAACGACGATGGTACTATGAACGAGTTGGCGGGTGAATTTGCAGGCATGGACCGCTTTGAAGCTCGTAAGGCAACGGTTGCTAAGTTGCAAGAACTGGGTGCCCTTGTCGAAATCGAAAACCGTGTGCATTCTGTCGGTCACTCTGAACGTACAGGTGTGGTGGTCGAGCCACGTTTGTCAACACAGTGGTTTGTCAAAATGGACCAACTGGCTAAGAATGCAATTGCCAACCAAGACACCGCTGACAAGGTAGAATTTTACCCACCACGTTTCAACGATACCTTCCTACAATGGATGGAAAATGTACACGACTGGGTTATCTCTCGTCAGCTTTGGTGGGGGCATCAGATTCCAGCATGGTATAACGAATCTGGCGAAATGTACGTCGGAGAAGAGGCTCCAACAGGTGACGGTTGGGTACAGGATGAGGATGTCCTAGACACCTGGTTCAGCTCTGCCCTTTGGCCATTCTCAACCATGGGCTGGCCTGACGAAAACGCAGCGGACTTCCAGCGTTACTTCCCAACTTCAACATTGGTAACGGGCTACGATATCATCTTCTTCTGGGTGTCGCGGATGATTTTCCAATCGCTTGAGTTCACAGGCCGTCAGCCATTCAAGAACGTGCTGATCCACGGTTTGATCCGTGATGAAGAAGGTCGCAAGATGTCCAAGTCGCTCGGAAACGGTATCGACCCAATGGATGTCATTGAGAAATACGGTGCGGACGCTTTGCGTTGGTTCCTGTCAAATGGCTCTGCTCCTGGTCAAGATGTTCGCTTCTCTTATGAGAAGATGGACGCTTCTTGGAACTTCATCAACAAGATTTGGAACATTTCTCGCTATATCCTCATGAACAATGAAGGGTTGACCTTGGATGCGGCGCGTGAGAATGTTGCCAAAGTTGCAGCTGGTGAGGCTGGTAACGTGACGGACCGCTGGATTCTCCACAACCTCAACGAAACCATTACCAAGGTCACTGAAAACTTCGACAAGTTCGAGTTTGGTGTGGCTGGTCACATCCTCTACAACTTCATCTGGGAAGAGTTCGCCAACTGGTATGTGGAGCTGACCAAGGAAGTGCTTTACAGCGACAACGAGGCCGAGAAAGTCATTACCCGCTCAGTCCTTCTCTACACACTGGACCAAATCCTTCGCCTCCTCCATCCAATCATGCCGTTTGTGACGGAAGAAATCTTCGCCCAGTATGCAGAGGGATCTATCGTAGTGGCAGCCTACCCTGTGGCCAACCCAGCCTTTGAAAACGCTGAAGCTCACAAGGGAGTTGAAAGCCTTAAGGATTTGATTCGTTCGGTGCGAAATAGCAGAGCAGAAGTGAACGTTGCCCCTTCTAAGCCGATTACCATCTTGATTAAGACAGCGGATGCTGAGCTTGAAACCTTCTTCAAGGCAAATGAAAACTACATCCGCCGCTTTACAAATCCAGAACAGTTGGAAATTAGCTCAAATATTGCTGTACCAGAATTAGCCATGTCAGCCGTTATCACCGGTGCTGAAATCTTCTTACCACTAGCCGACCTCCTCAACGTCGAAGAAGAGTTGGCTCGTCTATACAAAGAGCTTGCCAAGTGGCAAAAAGAACTAGACATGGTCGGCAAAAAACTCAGCAACGAACGCTTCATCGCCAACGCCAAACCAGAAGTCGTTGAAAAAGAAAAAGAAAAACAAGCCGACTACCAAGCAAAATATGATGTGACAGTAGCGCGGATTGAAGAGATGAAAAAACTTGTTAAGTAG
- a CDS encoding Fic family protein, producing the protein MQPTYNIDNPNLSYEAKQELWETGFGLQKVDGLTPSVYMEELADRQARGEYTYEQVYEEITKYHQSTDASTQEADLVSLRIVEMLSQNGFSLRPTTLLHIHKELFQGVFDSGIPVGEYRTVNITKNEPVLMGDTVIYSDFPLIVATLDYDFQQERDFSYAGLDKKAIVAHIQSFISGVWQIHPFREGNTRTITVFLIKYLRSLGFETDNEPFQKHAKYFRDALVLDNAKLVNKRSDFLTAFFENLLLNGQNDLSSERMYEELGVKVE; encoded by the coding sequence ATGCAACCAACCTACAACATCGATAATCCCAATCTTTCCTATGAAGCCAAGCAGGAGCTCTGGGAAACTGGTTTTGGTCTTCAAAAAGTGGATGGGTTGACTCCATCTGTTTATATGGAGGAGTTGGCTGATAGGCAAGCTCGTGGAGAATACACCTATGAACAGGTGTATGAGGAAATTACAAAATACCACCAGTCAACTGATGCCAGTACACAAGAGGCAGACCTTGTCTCTCTCCGAATTGTTGAAATGCTCTCTCAAAATGGTTTTAGCTTGCGACCAACTACTCTCTTACATATCCATAAAGAGCTCTTTCAAGGTGTTTTTGACAGCGGTATTCCAGTAGGTGAATATCGAACGGTTAACATTACAAAAAATGAGCCAGTCTTAATGGGTGATACTGTAATCTATTCGGATTTTCCATTGATTGTCGCAACTTTAGATTACGATTTCCAGCAGGAGAGAGATTTTTCTTATGCTGGCTTAGATAAAAAAGCCATTGTTGCCCATATCCAATCATTTATTTCAGGTGTTTGGCAAATCCATCCATTTCGAGAAGGGAACACTCGAACAATCACCGTATTTCTCATCAAATACCTTCGCTCACTTGGTTTCGAAACTGACAACGAACCTTTTCAAAAACATGCCAAATACTTCCGAGATGCCCTTGTACTTGACAATGCTAAGTTAGTAAATAAACGCTCAGACTTTTTAACCGCCTTTTTTGAAAATCTCCTCTTGAACGGTCAGAATGATTTATCAAGTGAGAGGATGTACGAGGAGTTGGGAGTAAAAGTGGAATGA